One window of Anaerolineales bacterium genomic DNA carries:
- the accC gene encoding acetyl-CoA carboxylase biotin carboxylase subunit — MFNKILIANRGEIAIRIMRACRELGIKTVAVYSEADKNAQHVQFANEAVFIGNAAPNESYLNVDVLIQAARDSQADAIHPGYGFLSENASFAAAVESANLTYIGPSADSIRAMGDKAESKTLMKKSGVPTVPGNEGLDSYDDFKKAAKKIGYPVLIKAAAGGGGRGMRVVNTESELKEAIELAEREALNAFGDERLLIEKYLAEAHHIEVQVFGDKHGNFVHLFERECSVQRRHQKIIEESPSPLLTPELREQMGQAAVNAARAVGYYNAGTVEFIFDPNLSSFFFLEMNTRLQVEHPVTELVTGLDLVHWQIRIAAGEKFPFAQSDLHQHGHAIECRVYAEDPSTGFLPSTGRLLQFIPPHGPGIRVDSGFATGDEVTHFYDPLLAKLIVHAGSREDAIKRMKNALNDFIVHGVVTNIDYMRAVLETDDFKQGKVSTRWVESKFGGWSVPQPELHVLIAAALADVVFVGGKTQPAVSNETDPFNPWKQTGNYRN; from the coding sequence ATCCTCATCGCCAACCGCGGCGAGATCGCCATTCGCATCATGCGCGCCTGCCGCGAACTTGGCATCAAAACTGTCGCCGTCTATTCGGAGGCGGATAAAAATGCGCAGCACGTTCAATTTGCAAACGAAGCCGTTTTCATCGGGAATGCTGCGCCCAATGAATCTTATTTGAATGTGGATGTCTTGATCCAAGCCGCGCGCGACTCCCAAGCCGATGCCATCCACCCGGGCTATGGCTTTCTCTCAGAGAACGCCTCTTTCGCCGCCGCCGTTGAATCAGCGAATCTGACATATATCGGTCCCTCAGCCGATTCGATCCGCGCGATGGGCGATAAAGCCGAATCGAAGACCCTGATGAAGAAGTCAGGGGTGCCCACCGTCCCCGGCAATGAAGGCTTGGATAGTTACGACGATTTCAAGAAAGCCGCAAAGAAAATTGGCTATCCCGTTCTTATTAAAGCCGCGGCGGGCGGAGGCGGCAGGGGAATGCGCGTGGTCAATACTGAAAGCGAGTTGAAAGAAGCCATCGAACTCGCTGAACGCGAAGCGCTCAACGCTTTCGGGGATGAACGCCTGCTCATCGAAAAATATCTCGCCGAAGCGCACCACATCGAAGTTCAAGTCTTCGGCGATAAACACGGCAACTTCGTTCATCTCTTCGAACGTGAATGCTCCGTGCAGAGACGCCACCAAAAAATCATCGAGGAATCTCCTTCTCCCCTGCTCACTCCTGAGCTTCGAGAACAAATGGGACAAGCTGCAGTCAACGCCGCAAGGGCGGTAGGCTATTACAATGCTGGAACCGTAGAATTCATCTTCGACCCAAATCTTTCATCTTTCTTCTTTCTCGAAATGAACACCCGCCTGCAAGTTGAACATCCCGTCACCGAACTTGTGACCGGGCTCGACCTCGTCCACTGGCAGATCCGCATCGCGGCGGGAGAGAAATTCCCCTTCGCCCAAAGCGACCTTCATCAACACGGGCACGCCATCGAATGCCGTGTCTACGCCGAAGACCCATCGACCGGATTTTTACCCAGCACCGGCAGGCTTTTGCAATTCATCCCACCGCATGGTCCCGGCATTCGCGTCGATTCCGGCTTTGCTACTGGCGATGAAGTCACTCACTTCTACGACCCGCTCCTTGCAAAACTCATCGTCCATGCAGGCAGCCGTGAAGATGCCATCAAACGCATGAAGAACGCCCTCAACGATTTCATCGTCCACGGCGTGGTGACGAACATTGATTACATGCGCGCCGTTTTGGAAACAGACGATTTCAAGCAGGGCAAAGTCTCAACGCGCTGGGTCGAATCGAAATTCGGCGGGTGGAGCGTGCCGCAACCTGAACTGCACGTCCTGATCGCCGCCGCACTGGCAGATGTGGTCTTCGTTGGCGGGAAGACACAACCTGCCGTTTCGAATGAGACCGATCCCTTCAACCCGTGGAAGCAAACGGGGAATTATCGTAATTAA